One genomic window of Actinoplanes lobatus includes the following:
- a CDS encoding GH36-type glycosyl hydrolase domain-containing protein has protein sequence MEDLLRYGYFDDEQREYVIDRPDTPLPWINYLGTDAYFGIVSNTAGGYSFYRDAKLRRLTRYRYNNAPLDVGGRYVYVRDDATGDYWSPSWQPTPERELDGYECRHGLSYTKIGSARNGIRAETLYFAPLGETLEVWRVRVTNERTEAAEVSLFSAIEFCLWDAQDDSTNFQRNYSIGQVEVVDGVIYHKTEYRERRDHFAYFACSEPLAGFDTQRESFLGAYRGWDRPAVVEAGAAKDSIAHGWQPVGSHHVKLALEPGETREVIFVLGYAENPKDDKFDPPGSQTVNKTRVRPVIERWLRSETVEKGYADLRAYWDGLLGGLRVTTPDGDTDRMVNIWNAYQCLVTFNMSRSASGYESGIGRGMGFRDSNQDLLGFVHILPERARERILDIAATQKADGGAYHQYQPLTKRGNNDIGDGFNDDPLWLILGVAAYLKETGDLAFLDEPVPFDNEPGSEAPLYEHLRRSLRYTLDRLGPHGLPLIGRADWNDCLNLNCFSDTPGEPFQTTENASGGVAESVFIGGLFVLAAKELAGIAALRGQDGEEVVYRAAAEKMAGTVTEHGWDGAWFRRAYDFYGNVIGSGENDEGQIFIEPQGMCVLGGVGLEDGLAARALDSVAERLATPHGIVLQQPAYSGYRIELGEISSYPPGYKENAGIFCHTNPWIMIAETMVGNGDRAFDYYKRLNPSAREAISEVHRCEPYIYAQMIAGRDAPTHGEAKNSWLTGTAAWNFVAITQWILGIRPDFGGLRIDPVLPGGWQAFEAVRSFRGVTYEISVRGTGRVTHLLVDGERVEGNLIPPAAPGAVVRVEAVATA, from the coding sequence GTGGAGGACCTGTTGCGCTACGGGTATTTCGACGATGAGCAGCGTGAGTACGTCATCGACAGGCCGGATACGCCGTTGCCGTGGATCAATTACCTCGGCACGGACGCGTATTTCGGCATCGTGTCCAACACGGCGGGTGGCTACTCCTTCTACCGTGACGCCAAACTGCGGCGGCTGACCCGCTACCGCTACAACAACGCGCCCCTCGACGTGGGCGGACGGTACGTGTACGTGCGCGACGACGCGACCGGCGACTACTGGTCGCCCTCCTGGCAGCCGACGCCGGAGCGTGAGCTGGACGGCTACGAGTGCCGGCACGGGCTGTCCTACACGAAGATCGGCTCGGCGCGGAACGGCATCCGTGCCGAGACGCTGTACTTCGCGCCGCTGGGGGAGACCCTCGAGGTCTGGCGGGTGCGGGTCACCAACGAGCGGACCGAGGCCGCCGAGGTGTCGCTCTTCTCGGCGATCGAGTTCTGCCTCTGGGACGCCCAGGACGACAGCACCAACTTCCAGCGCAACTACTCGATCGGCCAGGTCGAGGTGGTCGACGGGGTGATCTACCACAAGACGGAGTACCGCGAACGCCGCGACCACTTCGCCTATTTCGCCTGTTCGGAGCCGCTCGCCGGGTTCGACACGCAGCGTGAGTCGTTCCTCGGCGCGTACCGCGGCTGGGACCGCCCGGCCGTCGTCGAGGCCGGCGCGGCGAAGGACTCGATCGCGCACGGCTGGCAGCCGGTGGGCAGCCACCACGTGAAGCTGGCGCTCGAGCCGGGCGAGACCCGCGAGGTGATCTTCGTGCTCGGCTACGCCGAGAACCCGAAGGACGACAAGTTCGACCCGCCGGGCTCCCAGACGGTCAACAAGACCCGCGTCCGGCCGGTCATCGAGCGCTGGTTGCGCTCCGAGACCGTCGAGAAGGGGTACGCGGACCTGCGCGCCTACTGGGACGGGCTGCTCGGCGGCCTGCGCGTGACCACTCCGGACGGCGACACCGACCGCATGGTCAACATCTGGAACGCCTACCAGTGCCTGGTCACGTTCAACATGAGCCGCTCGGCGTCGGGTTACGAGTCGGGGATCGGCCGGGGCATGGGCTTCCGGGACTCCAACCAGGACCTGCTCGGGTTCGTGCACATCCTGCCGGAGCGGGCCCGGGAGCGGATCCTGGACATCGCCGCCACCCAGAAGGCGGACGGCGGCGCCTACCACCAGTACCAACCGCTGACCAAGCGCGGGAACAACGACATCGGCGACGGCTTCAACGACGACCCGCTGTGGCTGATCCTGGGCGTGGCGGCGTACCTGAAGGAGACCGGCGACCTGGCGTTCCTCGACGAGCCGGTGCCGTTCGACAACGAGCCCGGCAGCGAGGCCCCGCTCTACGAGCACCTGCGGCGGTCGCTGCGCTACACCCTGGACCGGCTCGGCCCGCACGGCCTGCCGCTGATCGGCCGCGCCGACTGGAACGACTGCCTCAACCTGAACTGCTTCTCGGACACCCCGGGCGAGCCGTTCCAGACGACCGAGAACGCGTCCGGCGGGGTCGCCGAGTCGGTGTTCATCGGCGGGCTGTTCGTGCTGGCGGCCAAGGAACTGGCCGGGATCGCGGCGCTGCGCGGGCAGGACGGCGAGGAGGTCGTCTACCGGGCGGCGGCCGAGAAGATGGCCGGCACGGTCACCGAGCACGGGTGGGACGGGGCCTGGTTCCGGCGGGCGTACGACTTCTACGGCAACGTGATCGGCTCCGGCGAGAACGACGAGGGGCAGATCTTCATCGAGCCGCAGGGCATGTGTGTGCTCGGCGGGGTCGGCCTGGAGGACGGGCTGGCGGCGCGGGCTCTGGACAGTGTGGCCGAGCGGCTGGCCACCCCGCACGGCATCGTGCTCCAGCAGCCGGCCTACTCGGGGTACCGGATCGAGCTGGGGGAGATCTCCTCGTACCCGCCGGGCTACAAGGAGAACGCCGGCATCTTCTGCCACACCAACCCGTGGATCATGATCGCCGAGACGATGGTCGGCAACGGGGACCGGGCGTTCGACTACTACAAGCGGCTCAACCCGTCAGCGCGGGAGGCGATCAGCGAGGTGCACCGCTGTGAGCCGTACATCTACGCCCAGATGATCGCCGGTAGGGACGCGCCGACCCACGGCGAGGCCAAGAACTCCTGGCTGACCGGCACCGCGGCGTGGAACTTCGTGGCCATCACCCAGTGGATCCTGGGTATCCGGCCGGACTTCGGCGGCCTGCGGATCGACCCGGTGCTGCCCGGTGGATGGCAGGCTTTCGAAGCGGTTCGATCGTTCCGCGGCGTCACCTACGAGATCAGCGTGCGGGGGACCGGCCGGGTCACCCACCTGCTGGTCGACGGCGAGCGGGTCGAGGGCAACCTGATCCCGCCGGCCGCGCCGGGCGCCGTGGTCCGGGTCGAGGCGGTCGCCACCGCATGA
- a CDS encoding SDR family NAD(P)-dependent oxidoreductase: MNGLVAVVTGGGSGIGAACVRRFTEAGAKVAAVDLTPGPGIVPADVRDGASLEAAMAEIAATHGSIDILVNSAGISSVGPVEGNGDDEWARVLDVNVTGVARASRAALPYLRRSRHAAIVNLSSIAATAGLMQRALYSASKGAVHALTLAMAADLVGEGIRVCCVAPGTVDTPWVGRLLARTDDPEGEKARLAARQPTGRLVTADEVADAILYLAGPAAGATTGMSLAVDGGMSGLRLPR; encoded by the coding sequence GTGAACGGCCTGGTCGCCGTGGTCACCGGCGGCGGCTCCGGGATCGGGGCGGCCTGCGTGCGACGGTTCACCGAGGCGGGCGCGAAGGTCGCCGCCGTCGACCTGACCCCCGGGCCGGGCATCGTTCCGGCCGACGTACGGGACGGAGCCTCCCTGGAGGCGGCTATGGCCGAGATCGCCGCCACCCACGGAAGCATCGACATCCTGGTCAACAGCGCCGGGATCAGCTCGGTCGGGCCGGTCGAGGGCAACGGCGACGACGAGTGGGCGCGGGTGCTGGACGTCAACGTGACCGGGGTGGCACGGGCCAGCCGGGCCGCGCTGCCGTACCTGCGGCGCAGCCGGCACGCGGCGATCGTCAACCTGTCGTCGATCGCCGCCACCGCGGGGCTGATGCAGCGGGCGCTCTACTCGGCGTCCAAGGGCGCGGTGCACGCGCTCACCCTGGCGATGGCCGCCGACCTGGTGGGCGAGGGGATCCGGGTGTGCTGCGTCGCGCCGGGCACGGTGGACACGCCGTGGGTGGGGCGGCTGCTCGCGCGTACCGATGATCCGGAGGGTGAGAAGGCGCGGCTGGCCGCCCGGCAGCCGACCGGGCGGCTGGTCACCGCGGACGAGGTGGCCGACGCGATCCTCTATCTGGCGGGCCCGGCGGCCGGCGCGACCACCGGGATGTCCCTGGCGGTCGACGGCGGCATGTCCGGCCTGCGACTGCCCCGATAG
- a CDS encoding fumarylacetoacetate hydrolase family protein codes for MLRYLRVGPPGAERPILSSGGALYDLSSVTADIDAPFLASGGYQGDPAALPPAYVDGGRVGPPIARPGVILCVGQNYAAHAAESGAAPPDEPIIFYKAPNTVVGPEDDILLPPGSTRTDWEVELGVVIGRTARYLASPSEAMACVAGYVVVNDVSEREYQLERSGGQWSKGKSCETFNPLGPWLVTPEELTFPLRLRSWVNGDPRQDSSTADMIFDVGFLIWHLSQFTVLEPGDLINTGTPQGVALSGRFPYLRPGDVVETEIDGLGRQRSGVKG; via the coding sequence GTGTTGAGATACCTGCGGGTGGGCCCACCCGGCGCGGAACGCCCGATCCTGTCCTCAGGGGGAGCGCTCTACGACCTGTCCTCGGTGACCGCCGACATCGACGCCCCGTTCCTGGCGTCCGGCGGCTACCAGGGCGATCCGGCCGCGCTGCCCCCGGCCTACGTGGACGGTGGACGGGTCGGCCCACCGATCGCCCGGCCGGGGGTGATCCTCTGTGTCGGGCAGAACTACGCGGCCCACGCCGCCGAGTCGGGCGCCGCGCCGCCGGACGAGCCGATCATCTTCTACAAGGCGCCGAACACCGTGGTCGGGCCGGAGGACGACATCCTGCTGCCGCCGGGGTCCACGCGTACCGACTGGGAGGTCGAACTGGGCGTGGTGATCGGCCGGACCGCCCGCTATCTGGCCTCCCCGTCCGAGGCGATGGCCTGCGTGGCCGGGTACGTGGTGGTCAACGACGTCTCCGAGCGCGAGTACCAGCTGGAGCGCTCCGGCGGGCAGTGGTCCAAGGGCAAGTCGTGCGAGACGTTCAACCCGCTCGGGCCGTGGCTCGTCACGCCGGAGGAGCTGACCTTCCCGCTGCGGCTGCGGTCGTGGGTGAACGGCGATCCCCGGCAGGACTCCAGCACCGCCGACATGATCTTCGACGTCGGGTTCCTGATCTGGCACCTGTCCCAGTTCACCGTCCTCGAACCGGGGGACCTGATCAACACCGGGACGCCGCAGGGGGTGGCCCTGTCCGGGCGGTTCCCGTACCTGCGGCCGGGTGACGTGGTGGAGACCGAGATCGACGGGCTGGGCCGGCAGCGCAGCGGGGTGAAGGGGTGA
- a CDS encoding aldo/keto reductase has product MDPFARVPLGGTDVTVTRLGMGLAPIGGLYSAVGDRTGVAAVDEAWQRGVRFFDTAPLYGAGLSERRAGTALREHSRDGYTLATKVGRRLTPGRPDPADIWAEAGETVLTWDFSADGVYASLHESRERLGVDRIDVLHLHDPDDHFEAAAGEALPALVRLRREGVIGAVSAGMNRSAMLTAFARTGQFDCFLLAGRYSLLDQSGLADLLPECERRGVSVIVGGVYNSGVLADPVPGATYDYRPAAPNVIARAQAMERLCDRYDVPLRAAALQFPLGHPAVASVLVGMRSPEEAADAAAMASVKIPGGLWRDLVAAWLLDPEVPVP; this is encoded by the coding sequence GTGGATCCGTTCGCGAGGGTGCCGCTGGGCGGCACCGATGTCACCGTCACCCGGCTCGGCATGGGGCTGGCGCCGATCGGCGGCCTGTATTCGGCGGTCGGCGACCGGACCGGGGTGGCCGCCGTCGACGAGGCCTGGCAGCGGGGAGTGCGGTTCTTCGACACCGCCCCGCTGTACGGCGCGGGCCTCTCCGAACGGCGGGCCGGCACCGCCCTGCGGGAGCACTCGCGCGACGGCTACACGCTCGCCACGAAGGTCGGCCGCCGCCTGACGCCCGGCCGCCCGGATCCGGCCGACATCTGGGCCGAGGCCGGCGAGACCGTGCTGACCTGGGACTTCTCCGCCGATGGGGTGTACGCGTCGTTGCACGAGAGCCGGGAACGCCTGGGCGTGGACCGGATCGACGTGCTGCATCTGCACGATCCGGACGACCACTTCGAGGCGGCCGCCGGCGAGGCGCTGCCGGCCCTGGTGCGGCTGCGGCGGGAGGGCGTGATCGGGGCCGTGTCCGCCGGGATGAACCGGTCGGCGATGCTCACCGCGTTCGCCCGGACCGGCCAGTTCGACTGTTTCCTGCTGGCCGGGCGCTATTCGCTGCTGGACCAGTCCGGGCTGGCCGACCTGCTGCCGGAGTGCGAGCGGCGCGGCGTCTCGGTGATCGTCGGCGGCGTCTACAACTCGGGTGTGCTGGCCGATCCGGTGCCGGGCGCCACCTACGACTACCGGCCCGCCGCTCCCAACGTGATCGCCCGCGCGCAGGCCATGGAGCGGCTCTGCGACCGGTACGACGTACCCCTGCGCGCCGCGGCCCTGCAGTTCCCGCTCGGCCACCCGGCGGTCGCGTCGGTGCTGGTCGGCATGCGCTCGCCGGAGGAGGCCGCGGACGCCGCGGCGATGGCGTCGGTGAAGATCCCCGGCGGTCTCTGGCGTGACCTGGTCGCCGCGTGGTTGCTCGACCCCGAGGTGCCGGTGCCGTGA
- a CDS encoding sulfite exporter TauE/SafE family protein yields MNSSMILGAAGILAAAALAQAATGFGFSLLAVPLLGLVAGPVDAVVGSSVLACLINAVAVARDHGAVRWRTARTVLAAGLAGLPFGLLLLTVLPARSLTVLIAFCVLAGAAAIWRGLRIRGGRAAMLTSGFVSGLLTTATGVNGPPMAAAFSAMGLPPRQFRATLAAIFMVVGPLGVAGFVLAGQFTTRAGVIALAGLPAVVGGWWAGDRLFARLTDPDLFRRVVLAALCVASLITLARAVTA; encoded by the coding sequence GTGAACAGTTCGATGATCTTGGGGGCGGCCGGCATCCTCGCCGCGGCCGCCCTGGCACAGGCGGCCACCGGTTTCGGCTTCTCCCTGCTGGCGGTTCCCCTCCTGGGACTGGTGGCCGGACCGGTGGACGCGGTCGTCGGCTCGTCCGTGCTGGCCTGCCTCATCAACGCGGTCGCGGTGGCCCGCGACCACGGCGCGGTACGGTGGCGGACCGCCCGCACCGTGCTCGCCGCCGGCCTGGCCGGGCTGCCGTTCGGGCTGCTGCTGCTCACCGTTCTCCCGGCCCGGTCGCTGACCGTCCTGATCGCGTTCTGCGTGCTCGCCGGCGCCGCCGCCATCTGGCGTGGCCTGCGGATCCGCGGCGGCCGGGCCGCCATGCTGACCTCCGGGTTCGTCTCCGGCCTGCTGACCACGGCGACCGGCGTCAACGGCCCGCCGATGGCCGCCGCGTTCAGCGCCATGGGCCTGCCGCCCCGGCAGTTCCGGGCCACCCTCGCCGCCATCTTCATGGTGGTCGGCCCGCTCGGTGTCGCCGGGTTCGTGCTGGCCGGCCAGTTCACCACCCGGGCCGGCGTGATCGCGCTGGCCGGGCTGCCCGCGGTCGTGGGCGGCTGGTGGGCCGGTGACCGGCTCTTCGCCCGGCTCACCGACCCGGACCTGTTCCGCCGGGTGGTGCTGGCCGCGCTGTGCGTGGCATCGCTGATCACCCTGGCCCGGGCCGTGACGGCCTGA
- a CDS encoding TIGR03885 family FMN-dependent LLM class oxidoreductase, producing the protein MTEYGIHASHEQIPPGALLEAVVAAERAGFGAAMCSDHFSPWSARQGQSGFAWSWLGAALQATNLSFGVVTAPGQRYHPAIIAQAIGTLGSMFPGRFWAALGSGEFSNEHITGGKWPRKEVRNARLRECADVIRDLLGGAEVSRDGLVTVDRARLWTHPSTPPSLIGAAVSVATARWCAEWADGLVTVNAPEPHLREMIAAYRAAGGRGPLCLQVHLSWAPTETEAEAIALDQWRSNCFDPPVCWDLATAEEFDVVSEHVTVDRVARVVNISADLGRHTELLRGYADLGFDRIYLHHVGQDLMPFIETFGAKVLPGLR; encoded by the coding sequence ATGACGGAGTACGGCATCCACGCCTCACACGAGCAGATCCCACCCGGCGCGCTCCTGGAGGCGGTCGTCGCCGCCGAACGCGCCGGGTTCGGTGCCGCGATGTGTTCCGACCACTTCTCGCCGTGGAGCGCCCGCCAGGGCCAGTCGGGTTTCGCCTGGTCCTGGCTGGGCGCCGCGCTCCAGGCCACGAACCTGTCGTTCGGGGTGGTGACCGCGCCCGGCCAGCGCTACCACCCGGCGATCATCGCGCAGGCGATCGGCACCCTGGGCAGCATGTTCCCCGGCCGGTTCTGGGCGGCGCTGGGCAGCGGCGAGTTCAGCAACGAGCACATCACCGGCGGGAAGTGGCCGCGCAAGGAGGTCCGCAACGCCCGGCTGCGCGAGTGCGCCGACGTCATCCGCGACCTGCTCGGCGGCGCGGAGGTGTCCCGGGACGGGCTGGTCACCGTCGACCGGGCGCGACTGTGGACCCACCCATCGACGCCGCCCTCACTGATCGGCGCGGCGGTCAGCGTGGCGACCGCCCGCTGGTGCGCGGAATGGGCCGACGGGCTGGTCACGGTCAACGCCCCGGAGCCGCACCTGCGCGAGATGATCGCGGCGTACCGGGCGGCCGGCGGGCGCGGTCCGCTCTGCCTCCAGGTGCACCTGAGCTGGGCGCCGACCGAGACGGAGGCCGAGGCGATCGCCCTCGACCAGTGGCGGAGCAACTGTTTCGACCCGCCGGTCTGCTGGGATCTGGCCACCGCCGAGGAGTTCGACGTGGTCTCCGAGCACGTGACGGTCGACCGGGTGGCACGGGTCGTGAACATCTCCGCCGACCTCGGCCGGCACACCGAACTGCTGCGCGGGTACGCCGATCTCGGTTTCGACCGCATCTACCTGCACCACGTGGGTCAGGACCTGATGCCGTTCATCGAGACGTTCGGCGCGAAGGTCCTGCCCGGTCTGCGCTAG
- a CDS encoding monooxygenase: MRFARPAVVTALAGVLLLAACGSEPEPVAAPPPSAPHTGHSSGSAPPPTPLREGERFVEVGLTQPYTPAAPNGGTDEYRCFLVDPGLTEPAYLTGSRFLPQNAAIVHHAIFYRLDPEQAKAAASVDAEAPGEGWTCFGDSGVQGETAWVAHWAPGAGETLMPDGFGFAMPPGSKLVMQVHYNLLGAGDGGPGSDTSGMQMRLSAAGAKLKPLATGLVMAPIELPCEPGGTGPLCDREAAIADVAKRFGPESAETVHQLNQWCNQGGAPKPGTTQSCDQPIEQGGTVYMAAGHMHLLGRSIKVELNPGTANAQTVLDVPEYNFDGQALVPLKKPLKIAKGDVVRVTCTHDATLRKQLPQLQSLPSRYVVWGEGTSDEMCLGILVVAPE; this comes from the coding sequence ATGAGGTTCGCCCGTCCCGCCGTCGTCACCGCGCTCGCCGGTGTGCTGCTGCTCGCCGCGTGCGGCTCCGAGCCCGAGCCGGTGGCGGCGCCACCGCCGTCCGCCCCGCACACCGGGCACAGCTCCGGTTCGGCGCCGCCGCCCACCCCACTGCGGGAGGGCGAGCGGTTCGTCGAGGTGGGCCTGACCCAGCCGTACACTCCGGCCGCGCCGAACGGCGGCACCGACGAGTACCGGTGCTTCCTCGTCGACCCGGGGCTGACCGAACCGGCCTACCTGACCGGCAGCCGGTTCCTGCCGCAGAACGCGGCGATCGTGCACCACGCGATCTTCTACCGGCTCGACCCGGAGCAGGCCAAGGCGGCCGCGTCGGTGGACGCCGAGGCGCCCGGCGAGGGCTGGACCTGCTTCGGCGACAGCGGGGTGCAGGGCGAGACCGCCTGGGTGGCGCACTGGGCGCCGGGCGCCGGCGAGACCCTGATGCCGGACGGTTTCGGCTTCGCGATGCCGCCCGGCAGCAAGCTGGTCATGCAGGTCCACTACAACCTGCTGGGCGCCGGCGACGGCGGGCCGGGATCCGACACGTCCGGCATGCAGATGCGCCTGTCGGCCGCCGGCGCGAAGCTGAAGCCGCTGGCCACCGGCCTGGTCATGGCGCCGATCGAGCTGCCCTGCGAGCCCGGCGGCACCGGCCCGCTGTGCGACCGGGAGGCCGCGATCGCCGACGTCGCCAAGCGGTTCGGGCCGGAGTCCGCCGAGACGGTGCACCAGCTCAACCAGTGGTGCAACCAGGGCGGCGCCCCGAAACCCGGCACCACCCAGAGCTGTGACCAGCCGATCGAGCAGGGCGGCACGGTGTACATGGCGGCCGGGCACATGCATCTGCTGGGCCGGTCGATCAAGGTCGAGCTGAACCCGGGCACGGCCAACGCCCAGACGGTCCTCGACGTGCCGGAATACAACTTCGACGGCCAGGCGCTCGTACCGCTGAAGAAGCCCTTGAAGATCGCCAAGGGTGACGTGGTCCGGGTGACCTGCACCCACGACGCCACGCTGCGCAAGCAGCTCCCGCAGTTGCAGTCGCTGCCCTCCCGGTACGTGGTGTGGGGCGAGGGCACCAGCGACGAGATGTGCCTGGGAATCCTGGTCGTCGCGCCGGAATAG
- a CDS encoding HAAS signaling domain-containing protein — protein MTQTDQLVTDYLARVERAAAGLPAGRREELLADLREHIDIARAESGAETEADIRTILDRLGDPESIVAAADTQTDLPRVPAAPLYAAAPRRRFPWLVLTIVAAVIGTVILFCGFVMFAVRSDGGVDKAPVYPAPTAVEVSPGP, from the coding sequence ATGACCCAGACCGACCAACTGGTCACCGACTACCTGGCCCGGGTCGAGCGGGCCGCGGCCGGCCTGCCCGCCGGGCGGCGCGAGGAACTGCTCGCCGACCTGCGCGAGCACATCGACATCGCGCGGGCCGAGTCCGGGGCGGAGACCGAGGCCGACATCCGTACGATCCTGGACCGCCTCGGCGACCCGGAGAGCATCGTGGCGGCCGCCGACACCCAGACCGACCTGCCCCGGGTGCCCGCCGCCCCGCTGTATGCGGCCGCTCCCCGGCGCCGGTTCCCCTGGCTGGTCCTGACCATCGTGGCGGCAGTGATCGGCACCGTGATCCTGTTCTGCGGTTTCGTCATGTTCGCGGTCCGGTCCGACGGCGGGGTGGACAAAGCGCCGGTGTACCCGGCACCCACCGCGGTCGAGGTCTCGCCCGGACCCTGA
- a CDS encoding PadR family transcriptional regulator codes for MSDDAALTTALRRGTIEYCVLALLDKRELYGVELVQQLSGSLGMSTSEGTMYPLLSRLRRNGRIATTWREAPAGPPRRYYTLTSDGEAALTHFRTEWVAFRSGVDRILGTESK; via the coding sequence ATGAGCGATGACGCGGCGCTGACCACAGCCCTGCGCCGGGGCACCATTGAGTACTGCGTGCTCGCCCTCCTCGACAAGCGCGAGCTCTACGGCGTCGAGTTGGTGCAGCAACTCAGTGGTTCCCTCGGCATGTCCACCAGCGAGGGGACGATGTATCCCCTGCTGTCCCGCCTGCGGCGCAACGGGAGGATCGCGACCACCTGGCGCGAGGCGCCCGCCGGGCCGCCCCGGCGCTACTACACCCTCACATCGGACGGCGAGGCGGCTCTCACCCACTTCCGCACCGAGTGGGTCGCCTTCCGCAGCGGCGTCGACCGCATCCTGGGAACGGAGAGCAAGTAA